One stretch of Malus domestica chromosome 14, GDT2T_hap1 DNA includes these proteins:
- the LOC103431221 gene encoding transcription factor MYB62-like produces the protein MSTKTKTLSSSSGEDDGELRRGPWTLEEDSLLIQYIARHGEGRWNLLAKRSGLRRTGKSCRLRWLNYLKPDVKRGNLSPEEQLLILDLHSKMGNRWSKIAQYLPGRTDNEIKNYWRTRVQKQARHLRIDTSSVEFQNMIRCYWMPRLQQKIGGEISTSSAVLNQNHTISQPLEQNTFPHFTATISPPPQILVQEEINMSATMYNLDVEKQNTKAEYCTGPYIFPSEPMDMSKTVQFPECPPFHCGDNNGYDTESFNLQETVSADSAPNFPGNCASDCYVAETNWFDSDLLCSIWNTDEM, from the exons ATGTCGACTAAGACTAAAACCCTAAGTAGTAGTTCTGGAGAAGACGATGGCGAGCTTAGGAGAGGGCCATGGACTCTTGAAGAAGACTCTCTTCTTATTCAGTACATAGCTCGTCACGGCGAAGGCCGATGGAACTTGCTAGCCAAACGTTCAG GATTAAGGAGAACTGGCAAAAGTTGCAGATTGAGATGGTTGAATTATCTGAAACCCGACGTTAAGCGAGGAAATCTTAGTCCGGAAGAACAGCTCTTGATTCTTGACCTCCACTCAAAAATGGGAAACAG GTGGTCGAAAATCGCGCAATATTTACCGGGAAGAACAGACAATGAAATCAAGAACTACTGGAGAACACGGGTGCAGAAACAAGCCCGGCATCTCCGAATCGACACGAGCAGCGTAGAGTTTCAAAACATGATAAGGTGCTATTGGATGCCAAGGTTGCAGCAGAAGATAGGAGGAGAAATATCGACTTCTTCAGCTGTGTTAAACCAAAACCATACCATTTCGCAGCCTCTCGAACAGAACACCTTCCCACATTTTACAGCCACAATATCGCCGCCACCACAAATTCTAGTGCAGGAAGAAATTAATATGAGTGCAACAATGTACAATTTAGATGTCGAAAAGCAGAACACAAAGGCAGAGTACTGCACAGGTCCATACATTTTTCCTTCAGAGCCAATGGACATGTCGAAGACTGTGCAGTTTCCGGAATGCCCTCCTTTCCATTGCGGTGACAACAATGGCTATGACACGGAATCCTTCAATCTGCAGGAAACTGTGTCAGCGGACTCAGCACCAAATTTTCCAGGAAATTGTGCCAGCGATTGCTACGTGGCAGAAACCAACTGGTTTGACAGTGATTTGTTATGTAGCATATGGAACACGGACGAAATGTAG
- the LOC103431224 gene encoding small ribosomal subunit protein eS7, translating to MYTSRKKISKDNNAEPTEFEESVAQAVFDLENTNQELKSDLKDLYINSAIQVDVSGSKKAVVIHVPYRLRKAYRKIHVRLVRELEKKFSGKDVILIATRRIVRPPKKGSAAQCPRTRTLTAVHEAMLEDVVLPAEIIGKRIRYRLDGSKIMKVFLDPKERNNTEYKLESFSAVYRKLSGKDVVFEYPITEA from the exons ATGTATACTTCAAGGAAGAAGATTTCCAAGGATAACAATGCTGAGCCGACTGAATTCGAAGAGTCGGTTGCTCAA GCAGTATTTGATTTGGAAAACACAAATCAGGAGCTGAAGAGTGACCTGAAGGATCTCTATATCAACTCAGCAAT TCAAGTTGATGTGTCTGGAAGCAAGAAGGCCGTGGTTATCCATGTGCCCTATAGGCTTAGGAAGGCTTATCGCAAGATCCATGTTCGCCTCGTGAGGGAGCTTGAGAAGAAGTTCAGCGGGAAG GATGTGATCCTGATTGCCACACGTAGGATTGTGAGGCCTCCTAAGAAAGGGTCAGCTGCTCAATGTCCCCGCACTCGTACACTAACTGCTGTGCATGAAGCAATGTTGGAAGATGTTGTGTTGCCTGCTGAGATTATTGGAAAGCGCATCAGATACCGTCTGGATGGATCCAAGATAATGAAG GTGTTCTTGGACCCCAAGGAACGAAACAACACCGAGTACAAGCTGGAGAGCTTCTCTGCTGTTTACCGGAAGCTTTCAGGAAAGGATGTTGTGTTCGAGTACCCAATCACCGAAGCATAG
- the LOC103431238 gene encoding uncharacterized protein isoform X2 translates to MQSLVCLLVVEGIKVNADEGGVTQTRGGISWLILPAGYLGSSFWGMVLILASTKHLTTQIAAGCFVVALIIVFFLAKNWTLRGLCIGFIVLFAGIWYLQEATPVHMLREVILFTGVMNSLFSVYDIYDDLISRRINTSDAERFADECPCCTGCGWGVIWAFISFTFLCGSVYLALVILSPRV, encoded by the exons ATGCAATCGCTTGTCTGCTTACTTGTG GTGGAAGGGATTAAAGTTAACGCAGATGAAGGTGGAGTCACACAAACCCGCGGTGGCATATCCTGGCTAATTTTGCCTGCCGGAT ATCTTGGTTCATCGTTCTGGGGGATGGTATTGATTCTTGCGTCCACAAAACATCTCACTACACAAATCGCTGCTGGCTGTTTCGTTGTTGCTCTAATTATTGTGTTCTTTTTAGCTAAAAAT TGGACACTTCGAGGACTTTGTATAG GATTCATTGTTTTATTTGCTGGAATTTGGTATCTGCAAGAAGCAACGCCGGTTCATATGCTTAGGGAAGTGATTCTGTTCACCG GTGTAATGAACAGCTTGTTTTCGGTTTATG ATATCTACGATGATCTTATATCGCGTAGAATCAATACGAGTGATGCTGAAAGATTTGCAGATGAGTGTCCCTGCTGTACTGGATGTGGATGGGGTGTCATTTG GGCATTCATATCTTTCACATTTCTCTGCGGATCCGTGTACCTAGCTCTTGTGATTTTATCTCCGCGTGTGTGA
- the LOC103431238 gene encoding uncharacterized protein isoform X1 translates to MELNLLKWKPNWQLRKCCNHDQVIFLISVAVCTVVILVLWRTVLMTPFKLITVFLHEVSHAIACLLTCGKVEGIKVNADEGGVTQTRGGISWLILPAGYLGSSFWGMVLILASTKHLTTQIAAGCFVVALIIVFFLAKNWTLRGLCIGFIVLFAGIWYLQEATPVHMLREVILFTGVMNSLFSVYDIYDDLISRRINTSDAERFADECPCCTGCGWGVIWAFISFTFLCGSVYLALVILSPRV, encoded by the exons atggaattgaatttgttgaaatgGAAGCCAAATTGGCAACTCAGAAAATGCTGCAACCACGACCAAGTGATCTTCCTCATCTCCGTTGCTGTTTGCACTGTCGTTATCCTTGTg CTGTGGAGGACGGTACTGATGACACCATTTAAGCTTATAACCGTGTTTCTTCACGAGGTGAGCCATGCAATCGCTTGTCTGCTTACTTGTGGTAAG GTGGAAGGGATTAAAGTTAACGCAGATGAAGGTGGAGTCACACAAACCCGCGGTGGCATATCCTGGCTAATTTTGCCTGCCGGAT ATCTTGGTTCATCGTTCTGGGGGATGGTATTGATTCTTGCGTCCACAAAACATCTCACTACACAAATCGCTGCTGGCTGTTTCGTTGTTGCTCTAATTATTGTGTTCTTTTTAGCTAAAAAT TGGACACTTCGAGGACTTTGTATAG GATTCATTGTTTTATTTGCTGGAATTTGGTATCTGCAAGAAGCAACGCCGGTTCATATGCTTAGGGAAGTGATTCTGTTCACCG GTGTAATGAACAGCTTGTTTTCGGTTTATG ATATCTACGATGATCTTATATCGCGTAGAATCAATACGAGTGATGCTGAAAGATTTGCAGATGAGTGTCCCTGCTGTACTGGATGTGGATGGGGTGTCATTTG GGCATTCATATCTTTCACATTTCTCTGCGGATCCGTGTACCTAGCTCTTGTGATTTTATCTCCGCGTGTGTGA
- the LOC103455507 gene encoding cysteine-rich receptor-like protein kinase 44: MGCCICSGFWACLDKLKAGGRSAAAGADDAEDGIESFDLFFDLHALQIATSFFSDLNKLGHGGFGPVYKGLMPNGQEIAVKKLSVDSRQGAREFTNEVKLLLRVQHKNLVMLLGCCVEGPEKMLVYEYLPNKSLDYILFDKQKSGSLDWTTRFRVIMGVARGLLYLHEEAPERIIHRDIKASNILLDEKLNPKISDFGLARLFPGEDTHLNTFRISGTHGYMAPEYAMHGYLSVKTDVFSYGVLVLEIVSGRKNHDGQLEREKADLLSYTWMLHQRGKVLDLVDPTLAKCNPDEAAMCIQLGLLCCQASVAERPDMNSIHLMFSSDSFTLPRPGKPGLQGRGGRWTTTSTSAFTNNTNASSGYTGATKASGGSSFIEEYSRNSMSHSSMDEGR; encoded by the exons ATGGGGTGCTGCATCTGCTCCGGTTTCTGGGCCTGCTTGGATAAGCTGAAAGCCGGCGGACGGTCCGCCGCAGCTGGAGCCGACGACGCCGAGGACGGAATCGAGTCCTTCGATCTCTTCTTCGACCTCCACGCGCTGCAAATCGCCACCAGCTTCTTCTCCGACCTCAATAAACTTGGGCACGGAGGCTTTGGCCCCGTTTACAAG GGTTTGATGCCAAATGGTCAAGAAATAGCTGTAAAGAAGCTGTCTGTAGATTCAAGGCAGGGAGCTAGAGAATTCACCAACGAGGTGAAACTGTTACTGAGAGTTCAGCACAAGAATTTGGTCATGTTATTGGGGTGTTGTGTAGAAGGGCCTGAGAAGATGCTGGTTTACGAGTATCTCCCAAACAAAAGCCTCGATTACATTCTTTTCG atAAACAGAAATCTGGAAGCTTGGATTGGACGACAAGGTTTCGGGTGATTATGGGAGTGGCAAGAGGTCTTCTTTACCTTCATGAAGAGGCCCCGGAAAGGATCATTCATAGGGACATCAAAGCTAGTAATATATTACTAGATGAGAAGCTGAATCCGAAAATCTCGGATTTTGGCTTGGCAAGACTCTTTCCTGGGGAGGACACTCATCTCAATACATTTCGGATTTCTGGTACTCA TGGTTATATGGCCCCTGAATATGCAATGCATGGATATTTATCGGTGAAGACAGATGTTTTCAGTTACGGAGTCTTGGTGTTAGAGATTGTGAGCGGGAGAAAGAATCATGATGGGCAGCTCGAAAGAGAAAAAGCCGATCTCTTGAGCTAT ACATGGATGCTGCATCAAAGAGGGAAGGTATTGGACTTAGTTGACCCAACCCTAGCCAAGTGCAATCCCGACGAGGCAGCAATGTGCATTCAGCTAGGACTCTTATGCTGTCAAGCAAGCGTTGCAGAACGGCCAGACATGAACTCCATCCATCTCATGTTTTCGAGCGATTCATTTACCTTGCCGAGGCCAGGTAAACCTGGACTTCAGGGCCGTGGAGGACGTTGGACGACCACTTCTACTTCCGCTTTCACCAACAATACTAATGCCAGTAGCGGATACACAGGCGCCACCAAGGCCTCCGGCGGGAGCAGTTTTATTGAGGAATATTCTAGAAATTCGATGTCTCATTCTTCCATGGACGAAGGTAGATGA